A genomic segment from Pseudoduganella chitinolytica encodes:
- the gyrA gene encoding DNA gyrase subunit A produces the protein MDQFAKETIPISLEEEMRKSYLDYAMSVIVGRALPDARDGLKPVHRRVLFSMHESNYVHNRPYVKCARVVGDTMGKYHPHGDSSIYDTLVRMAQDFSLRYTLVAGQGNFGSIDGDAAAAMRYTECRLDKIAGELLADIDKETVDFQPNYDGKEKEPTVLPTRVPNLLINGSSGIAVGMATNIAPHNLSEVINGALHVLANPACSVDELIELIPAPDFPTGGIIYGVSGVRDGYRTGRGRVVMRAKTHFEEFGKEGGRTAIIVDELPYQVNKKSLLERIAENVRDKKLEGISDIRDESDKSGMRVVIELKRGEVPEVVLNNLYKQTQLQDTFGMNMVALVDGQPKLMNLKELLATFLSHRREVVTRRTVFELRKARERGHVLEGLAVALANIDDFIAIIKAAPTPPLAKSELMARAWDSSLVREMLARTGDEGQAGIEAFRPEHLPKHYGMQPDGMYKLSDDQAQEILQMRLQRLTGLEQDKIVNEYKDVMAQIADLLDILSKPARVTAIISDELNAAKLEYGAKDERRSTIEHNATDLETEDLITPQDMVVTLSHMGYMKAQPISEYRAQKRGGRGKQAMATKDEDWIDQLFIANTHDYILCFSNRGRMYWLKVWEVPQGSRNSRGKPIVNMFPLQDNEKITVVLPLSGENRTFPEDHYVFMSTSLGTVKKTPLKDFSNPRKAGIIAVDLDEGDFLIGAALTDGKHDVMLFSDSGKAVRFDENDVRPMGRTARGVRGMNLEEGQNVIALLVAENEQQSVLTATENGYGKRTPITEYTRHGRGTKGMIAIQTSERNGKVVAATLVDTTDEIMLITTGGVLIRTRVSEIREMGRATQGVTLIAVEDGTKLSGLQRIVEADADEVEFEPEGGAAAAATPAAEPDTPAGDDTVAE, from the coding sequence ATGGATCAATTCGCAAAAGAAACAATCCCAATTTCCCTCGAAGAAGAGATGCGCAAGAGCTACCTCGATTATGCGATGAGCGTGATCGTGGGCCGCGCCTTGCCGGATGCGCGCGACGGCTTGAAGCCGGTGCACCGCCGGGTGTTGTTCTCCATGCACGAGAGTAACTACGTGCACAACCGTCCATACGTCAAGTGCGCCCGCGTCGTCGGCGACACGATGGGTAAATACCACCCGCACGGCGACTCGTCGATCTACGACACGCTGGTGCGGATGGCCCAGGATTTCTCGCTGCGCTACACGCTGGTCGCCGGCCAGGGCAACTTCGGTTCCATCGACGGCGATGCCGCGGCGGCCATGCGTTACACAGAGTGCCGCCTGGACAAGATCGCGGGCGAGCTGCTGGCCGACATCGACAAGGAAACGGTCGACTTCCAGCCGAACTACGACGGCAAGGAAAAAGAGCCGACCGTGCTGCCCACGCGCGTGCCGAACCTGCTGATCAACGGTTCTTCCGGTATCGCGGTCGGCATGGCGACCAACATCGCCCCGCACAACCTGTCTGAAGTCATCAACGGCGCGCTGCACGTGCTGGCCAACCCGGCCTGCTCGGTGGACGAACTGATCGAACTGATCCCCGCGCCGGACTTCCCGACCGGCGGCATCATTTATGGCGTGTCCGGCGTGCGCGACGGCTACCGCACGGGCCGTGGCCGCGTCGTCATGCGCGCCAAGACCCACTTCGAGGAATTCGGCAAGGAAGGGGGCCGCACGGCGATCATCGTCGACGAGCTGCCTTACCAGGTCAACAAGAAGTCGCTGCTGGAGCGCATCGCCGAGAACGTGCGCGACAAGAAGCTGGAAGGCATTTCCGACATCCGTGACGAGTCCGACAAATCGGGCATGCGCGTCGTCATCGAGCTGAAACGGGGCGAAGTGCCGGAAGTGGTGCTGAACAACCTGTACAAGCAGACCCAGTTGCAGGACACCTTCGGCATGAACATGGTCGCGCTGGTCGACGGCCAGCCGAAGCTGATGAACCTGAAGGAACTGCTGGCCACGTTCCTGTCGCACCGCCGCGAAGTGGTCACGCGCCGCACCGTGTTCGAACTGCGCAAGGCGCGCGAACGGGGCCACGTGCTGGAAGGCCTGGCGGTCGCGCTGGCGAACATCGACGACTTCATCGCCATCATCAAGGCGGCGCCGACACCGCCGCTGGCGAAGTCCGAACTGATGGCGCGCGCATGGGATTCGTCGCTCGTGCGCGAGATGCTGGCCCGCACTGGCGACGAAGGCCAGGCGGGCATCGAGGCGTTCCGCCCCGAGCACCTGCCGAAGCACTACGGCATGCAGCCGGACGGCATGTACAAGCTGTCCGACGACCAGGCCCAGGAAATCCTGCAGATGCGCCTGCAGCGCCTGACGGGCCTGGAGCAGGACAAGATCGTCAACGAATACAAGGACGTGATGGCGCAGATCGCCGACCTGCTGGACATCCTGTCCAAGCCGGCACGCGTCACCGCCATCATCAGCGACGAACTCAATGCAGCCAAGCTGGAATACGGCGCGAAGGACGAGCGCCGCTCGACCATCGAGCACAACGCGACCGACCTGGAAACGGAAGACCTGATCACGCCGCAGGACATGGTCGTGACGTTGTCGCACATGGGCTACATGAAGGCGCAGCCGATCTCCGAATACCGCGCGCAGAAGCGCGGCGGCCGCGGCAAGCAGGCCATGGCCACGAAGGACGAGGACTGGATCGACCAGCTCTTCATCGCCAACACGCACGACTACATCCTGTGCTTCTCCAACCGCGGCCGGATGTACTGGCTGAAGGTGTGGGAAGTGCCGCAGGGCTCGCGCAACTCGCGCGGCAAGCCGATCGTCAACATGTTCCCGTTGCAGGACAACGAGAAGATCACCGTCGTGCTGCCGCTGTCGGGCGAGAACCGCACGTTCCCGGAAGACCATTACGTGTTCATGTCCACCAGCCTGGGCACCGTCAAGAAGACGCCGCTGAAGGACTTCAGCAACCCGCGCAAGGCCGGCATCATCGCCGTGGACCTGGACGAGGGCGACTTCCTGATCGGCGCGGCGCTGACCGACGGCAAGCACGACGTGATGCTGTTCTCCGACTCCGGCAAGGCGGTGCGCTTCGACGAGAACGACGTGCGTCCGATGGGCCGCACGGCCCGCGGCGTACGCGGCATGAACCTGGAAGAAGGCCAGAACGTCATCGCGCTGCTGGTCGCGGAGAACGAGCAGCAGTCGGTGCTGACGGCAACCGAGAACGGCTACGGCAAGCGCACGCCGATCACGGAATACACCCGTCACGGCCGCGGCACCAAGGGCATGATCGCGATCCAGACGTCCGAGCGTAACGGCAAGGTCGTCGCGGCCACGCTGGTCGACACCACCGACGAGATCATGCTGATCACGACGGGCGGTGTGCTGATCCGCACGCGCGTCTCCGAGATCCGCGAGATGGGCCGCGCCACGCAAGGTGTCACGTTGATCGCGGTGGAGGACGGCACCAAGCTGTCCGGCCTGCAGCGTATCGTCGAGGCGGATGCGGACGAGGTGGAGTTCGAGCCGGAAGGCGGCGCGGCCGCTGCCGCCACGCCGGCGGCCGAGCCCGATACCCCGGCAGGCGACGACACCGTGGCCGAGTAA
- the ompA gene encoding outer membrane protein OmpA, protein MKKLIASLFAASAVLAGTVAAQDKPTAPPFAPVTQDIPAPTPKSAYVQDQRGVIARNPFGLCWRTGYWTPADAVPGCDLPICVEPERLENGKCVAPPAPATPVPTAPTPTPVPTAPVPTSEKVSYNADAFFDFDKAVLKPEGKQALDELHSKLGGMNVEVVIAVGHTDSVGTDAYNDKLAIRRAESVKAYLLSKGVESNRVYTEGKGEKQPVADNKTAEGRAKNRRVEIEVVGTRSK, encoded by the coding sequence ATGAAAAAATTGATCGCATCCCTCTTTGCAGCGTCGGCAGTACTGGCTGGCACCGTGGCCGCCCAGGACAAGCCAACCGCGCCGCCTTTCGCGCCCGTGACCCAGGACATCCCCGCTCCAACCCCGAAGAGCGCGTATGTGCAGGACCAGCGCGGTGTCATCGCCCGTAACCCGTTCGGCCTGTGCTGGCGCACCGGCTACTGGACGCCGGCCGATGCGGTGCCAGGTTGCGACCTGCCGATCTGCGTCGAGCCCGAGCGCCTGGAAAACGGCAAGTGCGTAGCACCGCCGGCACCTGCCACCCCGGTTCCGACCGCGCCGACGCCGACGCCAGTGCCGACCGCACCGGTACCGACCTCGGAAAAAGTCAGCTACAACGCCGATGCGTTCTTCGATTTCGACAAGGCCGTGCTGAAGCCTGAAGGCAAGCAGGCCCTGGACGAGCTGCACTCGAAACTGGGCGGCATGAACGTCGAAGTCGTGATCGCCGTTGGCCACACCGACTCCGTCGGCACCGATGCGTACAACGACAAGCTGGCAATCCGCCGCGCCGAATCCGTCAAGGCATACCTGCTGAGCAAAGGCGTGGAATCGAACCGCGTGTACACCGAAGGCAAGGGCGAGAAACAGCCGGTCGCCGACAACAAGACCGCCGAAGGCCGTGCGAAGAACCGTCGCGTGGAAATCGAAGTCGTCGGTACCCGCAGCAAGTAA
- a CDS encoding glycoside hydrolase family protein, with product MSAAAFVGILAREGYTSNAIIPTKGDVPTVGFGTTGGVRMGDATTPVKAAQRALVDAQQFEGTLKQCVEVPLYQAEYDLYVDLSYNIGPKAFCSSTIVRRLNAGSDRAACDGIRLFKYAAGFDCSTPGNKRCAGLWADRLTKHAQCVEAQ from the coding sequence TTGAGCGCGGCCGCCTTCGTCGGCATCTTGGCCCGGGAGGGCTACACCAGCAACGCGATCATTCCGACCAAGGGCGACGTCCCAACGGTCGGCTTCGGCACGACTGGCGGCGTGCGCATGGGCGACGCTACGACGCCGGTAAAGGCGGCACAGCGTGCGCTCGTGGATGCCCAGCAGTTCGAGGGGACGCTGAAGCAGTGCGTCGAGGTGCCGCTGTACCAGGCCGAGTACGACCTGTACGTCGATCTGTCGTACAACATCGGCCCGAAAGCGTTCTGCAGCTCGACGATCGTGCGCCGCCTTAACGCTGGTAGCGACCGCGCTGCGTGTGACGGCATCCGGCTGTTCAAATACGCCGCCGGGTTCGACTGCTCGACACCTGGCAATAAGCGCTGCGCCGGCCTCTGGGCCGATCGGCTGACGAAGCACGCCCAGTGCGTGGAGGCGCAATGA
- the hisC gene encoding histidinol-phosphate transaminase, translating to MSKQSGPTHFGPTYVRAIAPYQAGKPISEVAREFGLDEASIVKLASNENPFGVPESAQQAMAKAAAELGRYPDANGFDLKQALAKRYDVPMEWITLGNGSNDILEIAAHAFVERNQAIVYSQYSFAVYALATQGVGARHIVVPAKNHGHDLDAMAAAIDAETRLVFIANPNNPTGTFVSGPEIEAFLAKVPANVVVVLDEAYNEFLSHEDQYESAEWVRKYPNLLVSRTFSKAYGLAGLRVGFGLAQPALTDLMNRIRQPFNVNSLAQAAAIAALNDSAFLEKSAANNAAGYRQFVEAFEQMGLEYVPSHGNFILVKVGNDLAAGARVNLALLKQGVIVRPVGNYGLPEWLRISIGLPQENAVLITALQKALAEDRG from the coding sequence ATGTCCAAGCAATCCGGTCCTACGCATTTCGGTCCAACCTACGTTCGTGCCATCGCTCCCTACCAGGCCGGCAAGCCCATTTCCGAAGTCGCGCGCGAGTTCGGCCTCGACGAGGCATCGATCGTCAAGCTGGCCTCCAACGAGAACCCGTTCGGCGTGCCGGAATCGGCGCAGCAGGCGATGGCGAAAGCCGCCGCGGAGCTGGGCCGCTATCCCGACGCCAACGGCTTCGACCTGAAGCAGGCCCTGGCCAAGCGCTACGACGTGCCGATGGAGTGGATCACGCTGGGCAACGGCTCGAACGACATCCTGGAAATCGCCGCGCACGCCTTCGTCGAGCGCAACCAGGCCATCGTCTATTCGCAGTATTCGTTTGCCGTGTACGCGCTGGCGACGCAGGGCGTGGGTGCCCGCCACATCGTCGTGCCGGCCAAGAACCACGGCCATGACCTGGACGCGATGGCCGCCGCCATCGATGCGGAAACGCGCCTGGTCTTCATCGCCAACCCGAACAACCCGACCGGCACCTTCGTGTCCGGGCCGGAAATCGAGGCGTTCCTGGCGAAAGTGCCGGCCAACGTCGTTGTCGTGCTGGATGAGGCCTACAACGAGTTCCTGTCGCACGAGGACCAGTACGAGTCCGCCGAGTGGGTGCGCAAGTATCCGAACCTGCTGGTATCGCGCACGTTCTCGAAGGCCTACGGCCTGGCGGGCCTGCGCGTGGGCTTCGGCCTGGCGCAGCCGGCGCTGACGGACCTGATGAACCGCATCCGCCAGCCGTTCAACGTCAACTCGCTGGCCCAGGCGGCGGCAATCGCGGCGCTGAACGACAGCGCGTTCCTGGAGAAGAGCGCCGCCAACAATGCGGCCGGCTACCGCCAGTTCGTCGAGGCGTTCGAGCAGATGGGTCTCGAATACGTGCCGTCGCACGGCAACTTCATCCTCGTCAAGGTCGGCAACGACCTGGCCGCGGGCGCGCGCGTCAACCTGGCGTTGCTCAAGCAAGGCGTCATCGTGCGCCCGGTCGGCAACTACGGCCTGCCGGAGTGGCTGCGGATCTCCATCGGCCTGCCGCAGGAGAACGCGGTGCTGATCACGGCCTTGCAGAAGGCACTGGCGGAGGACCGTGGATAA
- a CDS encoding PEP-CTERM sorting domain-containing protein produces the protein MLDKLLPAALMVFTAASASAQTRWDFAYSGFHYQELDIFLPSARIDGSFEGTDVNGDGILQRQELTSFVVDTMEYVNNPDGCVMTSCSLSDFSYGIRSGKLDFASSWTYSDDFNYSVGRIKAGQFSSVVGENGSGEWSESTYLWTDRTTFWINPAPVPEPSSIALLGAGVLVVGVWRRRARAKG, from the coding sequence ATGCTCGACAAGTTGCTTCCCGCTGCACTGATGGTTTTCACTGCTGCCAGCGCTTCGGCGCAAACCCGCTGGGATTTCGCGTACTCGGGATTTCACTACCAGGAACTGGACATCTTCCTGCCATCTGCGAGGATCGACGGCAGCTTCGAAGGCACCGATGTCAATGGCGACGGGATCCTGCAACGCCAGGAACTGACGAGTTTCGTGGTCGATACGATGGAGTACGTCAATAATCCCGACGGTTGCGTCATGACGTCCTGCAGCCTGTCCGATTTCAGCTATGGAATACGATCAGGAAAACTGGACTTCGCATCCTCCTGGACCTACTCGGATGACTTCAATTACAGCGTTGGCAGAATCAAGGCCGGTCAGTTCTCGTCGGTCGTAGGGGAGAACGGCAGCGGCGAGTGGTCGGAATCGACTTATCTCTGGACCGATCGAACCACGTTCTGGATCAATCCGGCGCCAGTGCCGGAGCCTTCTTCCATTGCGTTGCTTGGGGCTGGAGTGCTGGTGGTTGGGGTTTGGCGGCGGCGGGCACGGGCCAAGGGCTAA
- the serC gene encoding 3-phosphoserine/phosphohydroxythreonine transaminase, translating to MTTIYNFSAGPAVLPKAVLQQAAAEMLDWQGSGMSVMEMSHRGPEFISIYRAAERDLRELLGVPDNYRILFMQGGGLSQNAVIPLNLVGRVQAAGQPATIDFVRTGSWSGKSIKEAARYANVNVAASAEASGFTAVPPQSEWNLTPGAAYLHLCTNETIDGVEIDFVPEVPGDVPIVADMSSHILSRAVDVSKYGLIFGGAQKNIGPAGVTVVIVREDLIGHALPICPSAFDFKNVAENESMYNTPPTYGIYIAGLVFRWLKEQGGIAAMERKNIEKARLLYAALDADDFYQNRVAPAYRSRMNIPFYLRDESRNEAFLAGAKARGLLQLKGHKSVGGMRASIYNAMPIEGVQALVDYLNEFAER from the coding sequence GTGACAACCATCTACAACTTCTCCGCCGGCCCCGCCGTGCTGCCGAAGGCAGTGCTGCAACAGGCCGCCGCCGAAATGCTGGACTGGCAGGGCAGTGGCATGTCCGTGATGGAGATGAGCCACCGCGGTCCCGAGTTCATCTCGATCTACCGCGCGGCCGAGCGCGACCTGCGCGAGCTCCTGGGCGTGCCGGACAATTACCGCATCCTGTTCATGCAGGGCGGCGGGCTGTCGCAGAATGCCGTGATCCCGCTGAACCTCGTCGGACGTGTGCAGGCCGCTGGCCAGCCGGCCACCATCGACTTCGTCCGCACCGGTTCCTGGTCGGGCAAGTCGATCAAGGAAGCGGCCCGCTATGCCAACGTCAACGTGGCCGCGTCGGCCGAGGCCAGCGGCTTTACCGCCGTGCCGCCGCAATCCGAGTGGAACCTGACGCCCGGCGCGGCCTACCTGCACCTGTGCACCAACGAGACCATCGACGGCGTCGAGATCGACTTCGTGCCGGAGGTGCCGGGCGACGTGCCGATCGTGGCGGACATGTCGTCGCACATCCTGTCGCGCGCCGTGGACGTCTCGAAGTACGGCCTGATCTTCGGCGGCGCGCAGAAGAACATCGGCCCGGCAGGCGTCACGGTCGTCATCGTGCGCGAGGACCTGATCGGGCATGCGTTGCCGATCTGCCCGTCCGCGTTCGATTTCAAGAACGTGGCCGAGAACGAATCGATGTACAACACGCCGCCCACCTACGGCATCTATATCGCCGGCCTCGTGTTCCGCTGGCTCAAGGAGCAGGGTGGCATCGCGGCGATGGAACGCAAGAATATTGAAAAGGCCCGGCTGCTGTATGCCGCCCTGGACGCCGACGACTTCTACCAGAATCGGGTGGCGCCCGCCTACCGTTCGCGCATGAACATACCGTTCTACCTGCGCGACGAGAGCAGGAACGAAGCATTCCTGGCCGGCGCGAAGGCGCGCGGCCTGCTGCAACTGAAGGGCCACAAGTCCGTCGGTGGCATGCGCGCATCCATCTACAATGCGATGCCGATCGAAGGCGTACAGGCGCTGGTCGATTACCTGAACGAATTCGCCGAGCGATAA
- a CDS encoding HAD family hydrolase, with amino-acid sequence MSFTAPRAILFDLDGTLADTAPDLAAAVNLLRTARGLAPTPYEVLRPTASAGARGMIGASFGLTPADEGYEELRQGFFDNYQAAMMVHSRLFDGVRELLDGIEAAGLVWGIVTNKPARFTDPLMPLIGLDHASCVVSGDTTAHAKPHPAPLLEAARRLDLAPEQCWYAGDDLRDIQAGRAAGMPTIACQWGYCGAVEPESWQADHLLATPADLLDLLRTTLKDGALAA; translated from the coding sequence ATGAGCTTTACCGCCCCGCGCGCCATTCTCTTCGACCTCGACGGCACCCTTGCCGATACCGCCCCGGACCTGGCCGCGGCCGTCAACCTGCTGCGCACCGCACGGGGCCTGGCGCCCACGCCGTATGAAGTGCTGCGACCGACCGCATCGGCCGGCGCACGCGGCATGATCGGCGCTTCGTTCGGGTTGACCCCGGCGGACGAAGGCTACGAGGAACTGCGCCAGGGCTTCTTCGACAACTACCAGGCCGCGATGATGGTGCACAGCCGCCTGTTCGACGGCGTGCGCGAGCTGCTGGACGGCATCGAAGCTGCCGGCCTCGTGTGGGGCATCGTCACCAACAAGCCGGCTCGCTTCACCGATCCGCTGATGCCGCTGATCGGCCTGGACCATGCCAGCTGTGTCGTCTCGGGCGATACGACAGCGCACGCCAAGCCCCACCCCGCTCCGCTGCTGGAAGCGGCGCGGCGCCTGGACCTGGCACCGGAGCAGTGCTGGTACGCCGGCGACGACCTGCGCGACATCCAGGCCGGCCGCGCGGCAGGCATGCCGACGATCGCTTGCCAGTGGGGCTACTGCGGCGCCGTCGAGCCCGAGAGCTGGCAAGCGGACCACCTGCTGGCGACGCCGGCCGACCTGCTGGACCTGCTGCGCACGACGTTGAAAGATGGCGCCCTGGCCGCGTAA
- the ubiG gene encoding bifunctional 2-polyprenyl-6-hydroxyphenol methylase/3-demethylubiquinol 3-O-methyltransferase UbiG, with translation MNANADPLEIQKFSELAHRWWDPTSEFRPLHDINPLRLEWINARAPLAGKHVIDIGCGGGILSESMARKGATVTGIDLSKKALRVADLHSLESGVPVRYKLIAAEDMAAEEAGQFDVVTCMEMLEHVPDPGAIVRAAATLVKPGGHVFFSTLNRNAKSYVHAVIGAEYILRMLPRGTHDYDKFITPAELSQYVRSAGLQVDSLKGLGYNPLTRLYSLNNDTSVNYLMACTRPA, from the coding sequence ATGAATGCGAATGCCGACCCTCTCGAAATCCAGAAATTCAGCGAACTGGCCCACCGCTGGTGGGATCCCACGTCCGAATTCCGTCCCCTGCACGACATTAACCCCCTGCGCCTGGAATGGATCAACGCGCGCGCGCCGTTGGCGGGCAAGCACGTGATCGATATCGGCTGCGGCGGCGGCATCCTGTCCGAATCGATGGCGCGCAAGGGCGCCACGGTGACGGGCATCGACCTGTCGAAAAAGGCCCTGCGCGTGGCCGACCTGCACAGCCTCGAGTCGGGCGTGCCGGTGCGTTATAAACTGATTGCCGCCGAGGACATGGCCGCCGAGGAGGCGGGCCAGTTCGACGTCGTCACCTGCATGGAAATGCTGGAGCACGTCCCCGATCCGGGCGCCATCGTGCGCGCAGCGGCGACCCTGGTGAAACCGGGCGGCCACGTGTTCTTTTCGACGCTGAACCGCAATGCCAAGTCGTATGTCCACGCCGTCATCGGCGCGGAATACATCCTGCGCATGCTGCCGCGCGGCACGCACGACTACGACAAGTTCATTACGCCGGCGGAACTGTCGCAATATGTCCGCAGTGCGGGCTTGCAGGTGGACAGCCTGAAAGGCCTGGGGTATAACCCCCTGACCCGGCTCTATTCCCTGAACAACGACACGAGCGTCAATTACCTGATGGCGTGCACGCGCCCTGCATAA
- a CDS encoding DUF2059 domain-containing protein, with translation MKKIAAVLSFSCSLAFALAAAPALAVTPEVAPAAATAPDPATAKAVRELLDSMNYRKLVNDAFSKMAAQMPQMMRSGAEAAVRGTPNLSDAERAKRLAAVDKRLANVGPMMTQLFNDPTLVDEMIEEIVPLYARHFTADEMRQLADFYRTPVGAKALEKMPQLMGEGMKIGQKVVEPRVQKLMRELQPN, from the coding sequence ATGAAAAAAATCGCCGCTGTCCTGTCGTTCTCCTGTTCCCTGGCCTTTGCCCTGGCGGCCGCGCCGGCGTTGGCTGTCACGCCCGAAGTGGCGCCCGCGGCCGCCACCGCCCCGGACCCGGCAACGGCCAAGGCCGTGCGCGAGCTGCTCGACTCGATGAACTACCGCAAGCTGGTTAACGATGCGTTCAGCAAGATGGCGGCGCAGATGCCGCAGATGATGCGCTCGGGGGCCGAAGCGGCGGTGCGCGGCACGCCCAACCTGAGCGACGCGGAGCGCGCCAAGCGCCTGGCGGCAGTGGACAAGCGCCTGGCCAATGTCGGCCCCATGATGACGCAGCTGTTCAACGACCCCACGCTGGTCGATGAGATGATCGAGGAAATCGTGCCGCTGTACGCGCGCCACTTCACGGCGGACGAGATGCGCCAGCTGGCCGATTTCTACCGCACGCCCGTGGGCGCCAAGGCACTGGAGAAGATGCCGCAGCTGATGGGCGAGGGCATGAAGATCGGCCAGAAGGTCGTCGAGCCGCGCGTGCAGAAGCTGATGCGCGAACTCCAGCCGAACTGA
- the pheA gene encoding prephenate dehydratase yields MTDKLKPLREKIDSIDAQILALLSERARVAQEVGHVKAETNAPVFRPEREAQVLRGVAERNPGPLGGTEVQTIFREIMSACRALEKRVTVAYLGPAGTFSEQAVYQQFGRAVEGLPCASIDEVFRATEAGTAEFGVVPVENSSEGAINRTLDLLLQTPLIISGEVAIAVHHSLMSKTGTMDGVTAICAHSQALAQCQVWLNLNYPHIERRAVASNAEAARMASLDPTIAAIASEIAGTQYSLGVVKGHIQDDPHNRTRFAIVGKLQPGPSGSDHTSLVLAVPNKAGAVYQLLAPLARHGVSMTRFESRPARVGTWEYYFYVDIEGHVQNPSVTNALAELKSNAAFFKVLGSYPTSLT; encoded by the coding sequence ATGACAGACAAACTGAAACCCCTGCGCGAAAAAATCGACTCGATCGACGCGCAGATCCTGGCGCTCCTTTCCGAGCGCGCCCGGGTGGCCCAGGAAGTGGGCCACGTCAAGGCCGAGACCAACGCGCCCGTATTCCGTCCCGAACGCGAAGCGCAGGTGCTGCGCGGCGTGGCCGAACGCAATCCCGGCCCACTGGGCGGCACCGAGGTCCAGACCATTTTCCGCGAGATCATGTCGGCCTGCCGCGCGCTGGAAAAGCGCGTCACCGTCGCGTATCTCGGCCCGGCCGGCACGTTCTCCGAGCAGGCTGTCTACCAGCAGTTCGGCCGCGCCGTCGAGGGGCTGCCGTGCGCGTCGATCGACGAGGTGTTCCGCGCCACCGAGGCCGGCACCGCCGAATTCGGCGTCGTGCCGGTCGAGAACTCGTCCGAGGGCGCCATCAACCGCACCCTGGACCTCTTGCTGCAGACGCCCCTGATCATCAGCGGCGAAGTGGCGATCGCCGTGCACCACAGCCTGATGTCGAAGACGGGCACGATGGACGGCGTCACCGCCATCTGCGCCCATTCGCAGGCGCTGGCGCAATGCCAGGTGTGGCTGAACCTGAACTATCCGCACATCGAGCGGCGTGCGGTGGCGTCGAACGCCGAGGCGGCGCGCATGGCCAGCCTGGACCCGACCATCGCGGCGATCGCCAGCGAGATCGCGGGCACGCAGTACAGCCTGGGCGTCGTCAAGGGCCACATCCAGGACGACCCGCACAACCGTACCCGCTTCGCCATCGTCGGCAAGCTGCAGCCGGGGCCGTCCGGCAGTGACCACACGTCGCTGGTGCTGGCCGTGCCGAACAAGGCCGGCGCCGTGTACCAGTTGCTGGCGCCGCTGGCCAGGCACGGCGTGTCGATGACCCGTTTCGAATCCCGTCCCGCGCGCGTCGGCACGTGGGAGTACTATTTTTATGTCGACATCGAAGGCCACGTACAGAACCCGTCCGTGACGAACGCGCTTGCCGAACTCAAGAGCAACGCCGCCTTTTTCAAAGTGCTGGGCTCCTACCCGACCAGCCTGACCTGA
- a CDS encoding prephenate dehydrogenase gives MDKVVIVGVGLIGGSFARALRKAGAVRHVVGIERSAAYAGRALALGIVDAVATDFTAVAGADLVLLAAPVAQTGRILAALAPHLAPGTIVTDAGSTKADVVAAARAALGDKVAQFVPGHPIAGRETNGPDAAIDDLYIGKKFVLTPLVENAALDIDKVAAAWRACGAIIHRLTPEEHDKVFAAVSHLPHLLAYALVDDIANKPHADLLFQYAASGFRDFTRIAGSSPEMWRDISLANQAALLAELDGYMAQLAHLRACLAAGDGATLETVYGNAQRARRQWIEAIEAAEAPPPADTAE, from the coding sequence GTGGATAAAGTCGTCATCGTTGGCGTCGGCCTGATCGGCGGCTCGTTCGCGCGGGCGCTGAGGAAGGCCGGCGCCGTGCGCCACGTCGTCGGCATCGAGCGCTCGGCCGCCTACGCCGGGCGCGCGCTGGCGCTGGGCATCGTCGATGCCGTCGCCACGGATTTCACGGCGGTCGCAGGTGCCGACCTGGTGCTGCTGGCGGCGCCCGTCGCGCAGACGGGGCGCATCCTGGCCGCGCTGGCGCCGCACCTGGCGCCGGGGACGATCGTCACCGATGCCGGCAGCACCAAGGCCGACGTCGTGGCGGCCGCCCGTGCCGCGCTGGGCGACAAGGTCGCGCAGTTCGTGCCGGGCCACCCGATCGCGGGACGCGAGACCAACGGCCCCGATGCCGCCATCGACGACCTGTACATCGGCAAGAAGTTCGTGCTGACGCCGCTGGTGGAAAACGCCGCGCTTGACATCGACAAGGTCGCTGCCGCCTGGCGCGCGTGCGGCGCCATCATCCACCGCCTGACGCCGGAGGAGCACGACAAGGTGTTCGCCGCCGTCAGCCACTTGCCGCACTTGTTGGCGTACGCGCTGGTGGACGACATCGCCAACAAGCCCCACGCCGACCTGCTGTTCCAGTATGCCGCCAGCGGCTTCCGCGACTTTACCCGCATCGCCGGCAGCTCGCCGGAGATGTGGCGCGACATCAGCCTGGCCAACCAGGCCGCGCTGCTGGCCGAGCTGGACGGCTACATGGCGCAGCTGGCGCACCTGCGGGCGTGCCTGGCCGCCGGCGACGGCGCCACCCTTGAAACCGTCTACGGCAACGCGCAACGGGCGCGCCGCCAGTGGATCGAGGCGATCGAGGCGGCCGAGGCGCCGCCACCCGCCGACACCGCAGAATAA